Proteins encoded together in one Haloarcula rubripromontorii window:
- a CDS encoding ThuA domain-containing protein has protein sequence MTRVTVWNEYVHEQEHEAVADLYPDGIHGAIATALEERGFDTETATLQEPEHGLTEDVLAETDVLTWWGHAAHDQVDDEVVARVKERVLDGMGLIVLHSGHYSKIFRELMGTTCSLKWREAAETERLWVVEPGHPITDGIDEYIELPETEMYGERFDIPAPDTLVFNSWFEGGEVFRSGCCYRRGAGRIFYFRPGHETYPIYHDEAVQQVLANACEWAAAEDGPEPSFGNADPIEDIDENDERSVH, from the coding sequence ATGACGCGCGTCACAGTCTGGAACGAGTACGTCCACGAGCAGGAACACGAAGCGGTCGCAGACCTGTACCCCGACGGGATTCACGGCGCTATCGCCACAGCACTGGAAGAGCGCGGGTTCGATACGGAAACCGCGACGCTCCAAGAACCCGAGCACGGTCTCACCGAGGACGTACTGGCAGAAACGGACGTTCTGACCTGGTGGGGACACGCCGCACACGACCAGGTCGACGACGAGGTGGTCGCCCGGGTGAAAGAGCGGGTCCTCGACGGCATGGGACTCATCGTGCTCCACTCGGGTCACTACTCGAAGATTTTCCGCGAGCTGATGGGGACGACCTGCAGTCTGAAATGGCGCGAAGCCGCTGAAACCGAGCGATTGTGGGTCGTCGAACCGGGCCATCCGATCACTGATGGTATCGACGAATACATCGAACTCCCGGAGACCGAGATGTACGGTGAGCGCTTCGACATCCCCGCGCCGGACACGCTCGTATTCAATTCATGGTTCGAGGGCGGCGAAGTGTTTCGGTCAGGGTGTTGCTACCGCCGCGGAGCGGGCCGAATATTCTACTTCCGGCCGGGCCACGAGACCTATCCGATTTACCACGACGAAGCGGTCCAGCAGGTCCTCGCCAATGCTTGCGAGTGGGCTGCGGCCGAGGACGGACCGGAACCGTCGTTTGGCAACGCCGACCCCATCGAAGACATCGACGAAAACGACGAACGGTCGGTCCACTGA
- a CDS encoding NAD(P)/FAD-dependent oxidoreductase, protein MTDVIVVGGGPAGLSAALFAQKNGLETTVFDTDGTWMHKAHLFNYLGVGSQDGSAFMETARSQVDSFGVDRKQGTEVTNVQQTDTGFEVTTEDDTQEANYLVLATGANRDLAESLGCDMTDEDTVDVDVTMETSVDDAYATGGMVRAEEWQAVISAGDGAAAALNILTKEKGEHFHDFDTPADADEMFGPEA, encoded by the coding sequence ATGACCGATGTCATTGTCGTCGGCGGCGGCCCCGCCGGCCTGAGTGCGGCACTGTTTGCACAGAAAAACGGACTGGAGACGACGGTCTTCGACACTGACGGGACGTGGATGCACAAAGCACACCTGTTCAACTATCTCGGCGTGGGTTCTCAGGACGGCTCCGCGTTTATGGAAACCGCCCGGTCACAGGTCGATAGCTTCGGCGTTGACCGGAAGCAGGGGACAGAGGTGACTAACGTACAGCAAACTGACACCGGATTCGAGGTCACCACCGAGGACGACACGCAAGAAGCGAACTACCTCGTCCTCGCCACGGGTGCCAACCGCGACCTCGCCGAGTCACTGGGCTGTGACATGACCGACGAGGATACGGTCGACGTAGACGTGACGATGGAGACGAGTGTCGACGACGCCTACGCGACGGGGGGTATGGTCCGAGCCGAGGAGTGGCAGGCCGTCATCTCCGCCGGAGACGGCGCGGCCGCAGCGCTGAATATTCTCACGAAGGAGAAGGGAGAGCACTTCCACGACTTCGATACGCCCGCCGACGCGGACGAGATGTTCGGCCCCGAAGCATAG
- a CDS encoding zinc-dependent alcohol dehydrogenase family protein, with product MRAAIYRGPGEITVEEVPRPEIESPTDAIVRVTHTAVCGSDLWFYRGQSDREEGSRVGHEPMGIVEEVGDDVRSVEPGDRVFAPFVISCGRCEFCRKGLHTSCVNGDSWGGDNGGGQGEYVRAPEADGTLVRVPDRHADDEDTLEAILPLTDVMGTGHHAAVSAGVSEGDTCIVVGDGAVGLCGVLAARRLGAERIIAMGHHEDRLELAESFGATETIAARGQEAVDAADDLTNGGANHVLECVGAASAMETAIDVCRPGGTVGYVGVPHGLDDSGLDMFSLFGDNIGLNGGIAPVRAYADDLLADVLQGTLDPSPIFTKTVDLDGVPDGYRAMDEREAIKVLVKL from the coding sequence ATGCGCGCAGCCATCTATCGTGGCCCCGGTGAGATTACCGTTGAAGAGGTTCCCCGACCCGAGATTGAATCGCCAACTGACGCGATTGTACGTGTGACCCACACCGCTGTCTGTGGCTCCGACCTGTGGTTCTATCGCGGCCAGAGCGACCGCGAAGAGGGGTCCCGCGTGGGCCACGAACCGATGGGTATCGTCGAGGAGGTCGGGGACGACGTTCGCTCAGTCGAACCCGGCGACCGGGTGTTCGCCCCGTTCGTCATCAGCTGTGGCCGGTGTGAGTTCTGCCGGAAGGGCCTGCATACGTCCTGTGTCAACGGCGATTCGTGGGGCGGCGACAACGGCGGCGGTCAGGGTGAGTACGTCCGAGCCCCGGAAGCCGACGGGACGCTGGTCCGCGTTCCCGACCGTCACGCCGACGACGAGGACACGCTGGAAGCGATTCTGCCGCTGACAGATGTCATGGGAACCGGCCACCACGCGGCGGTGAGCGCCGGTGTCAGTGAAGGGGACACCTGTATTGTTGTCGGTGACGGTGCCGTCGGACTGTGCGGGGTTCTGGCGGCACGCCGCCTCGGTGCAGAACGCATCATTGCGATGGGCCACCACGAGGACCGCCTCGAACTCGCCGAGTCGTTCGGTGCGACAGAGACTATCGCCGCTCGCGGCCAAGAGGCCGTGGACGCCGCGGACGACCTGACCAACGGCGGTGCAAACCACGTCCTCGAATGTGTCGGTGCGGCTTCAGCAATGGAGACTGCCATCGATGTCTGTCGCCCGGGCGGGACCGTCGGCTACGTCGGTGTCCCGCACGGTCTCGATGACTCCGGGTTAGATATGTTTTCGCTGTTCGGCGATAATATCGGACTCAACGGCGGTATCGCACCGGTTCGTGCCTACGCCGACGACCTGCTGGCCGATGTGTTGCAGGGCACGCTTGACCCGTCACCGATCTTCACGAAAACGGTCGATCTCGACGGCGTTCCTGACGGGTATCGGGCGATGGATGAACGCGAGGCGATCAAGGTTCTCGTCAAGCTGTAG
- a CDS encoding ABC transporter substrate-binding protein → MSDNDTTTDARTRRSYLKYGGAVISGGLLAGCTGDADSQSTPESTGSDASTVTATPDATTTPTAADSYTVSMEPMGEVQFDSAPERWMAYFSTYGDMAIALGQLEGLAGLLFTENWPMAFFDAIPNVDVTFDDIPQLMREGSLGKEAFYEIDADVHLFDPNFVRVLDDTWSDADSTEVRTKIGPIIGNSIRRRNDDWHDYRYYSLYEAFDRIADVFQERERYAAFADLHDSLLTKINNGLPPEGERPTVGLLSINSDFEGGSFYAYPVHDGNGHKQYRDLGMRGAFDDVIDGSYAEWDYEQLLDVDPDILLFQYGFSHVSTEVFEDRMTTMREDPLGQQLAAVQNDRLYRGGTSYQGPIINLFQTEAAAKQFYPEAFGEWHGLGTTSDAEQLFDRQRVADIINGEI, encoded by the coding sequence ATGAGTGACAACGACACGACAACAGACGCACGGACGCGCAGATCCTATCTGAAATACGGCGGGGCAGTTATCAGTGGTGGGCTGCTCGCCGGCTGTACCGGCGATGCCGACTCACAGTCGACGCCGGAATCGACAGGCAGTGACGCGTCGACAGTCACTGCAACCCCCGACGCGACGACGACACCGACTGCAGCGGACTCATACACGGTGTCGATGGAGCCGATGGGCGAGGTCCAGTTCGACTCGGCTCCTGAGCGGTGGATGGCCTACTTCAGCACCTACGGGGACATGGCTATCGCGCTGGGGCAACTTGAGGGCCTTGCGGGGCTGCTGTTTACTGAGAACTGGCCCATGGCGTTCTTCGACGCCATCCCGAACGTCGACGTGACGTTCGATGATATTCCACAACTGATGCGCGAGGGGAGTCTCGGCAAAGAGGCGTTCTACGAGATCGACGCTGACGTCCACCTGTTCGACCCGAACTTCGTCCGGGTGCTTGACGACACCTGGTCCGATGCGGACTCCACTGAGGTCAGAACCAAAATCGGCCCGATCATCGGGAACAGCATCCGACGACGGAACGACGACTGGCACGATTACCGGTACTACTCGCTGTACGAAGCCTTCGACCGAATCGCCGACGTGTTTCAGGAACGCGAACGCTACGCGGCGTTTGCTGACCTCCACGATTCGCTACTCACAAAAATCAATAACGGGCTGCCGCCTGAAGGCGAACGGCCGACGGTCGGTCTGCTCTCGATCAACTCCGACTTCGAAGGCGGGTCGTTCTACGCTTATCCCGTCCACGATGGGAACGGGCACAAGCAGTACCGTGACCTGGGGATGCGCGGCGCGTTCGACGATGTTATCGACGGGAGCTACGCCGAGTGGGACTACGAGCAACTTCTGGATGTCGACCCCGATATCCTCCTGTTCCAGTACGGCTTCTCGCACGTTTCGACCGAGGTGTTCGAGGACCGAATGACCACGATGCGCGAAGACCCTCTCGGTCAGCAACTCGCAGCGGTTCAGAACGACCGGCTCTACCGCGGTGGGACTTCGTACCAGGGACCGATTATTAATCTGTTCCAGACGGAAGCCGCCGCCAAACAGTTCTACCCTGAGGCGTTCGGCGAGTGGCACGGCCTTGGTACTACCTCGGACGCGGAGCAACTGTTCGACCGACAACGAGTGGCAGACATCATCAACGGGGAAATCTAA
- a CDS encoding ABC transporter substrate-binding protein — MAGDATDAEALTRREYVKYGGAVLSGGLLAGCTSDAEQGATETASGAETDTPTGDGSYSVSMSPMGTVTFDSPPETVFTRLTHHADMAFALGRGDTVTAMHAPEYYSGLWNQFVDRLPGVSLDWTGLYSSWKPSKEKLYELDSDIHLADPAWIAKQDNWDREDFEEIATNVSPWFGNSLSDRHADPPSGWADYEYYTLWEQFERVAEAFQEQARYEALAAIHDEMRSTIDANLPPEAERPSAVMLAAADLDEIYAYTLDNPGFLTAHTRPFGPRDAFEGSVETNSVVDFETLLDADPDVILYLGGFEPSTSLPERREAFKSDPVGSEITAVQNDRIYPQGARYQGPILHLFQLEMTAKQLYPEQFGEWPTYTSGPYPEIPPEEQLFDRQRVADIINGAFEA; from the coding sequence ATGGCTGGCGACGCTACAGACGCCGAGGCACTGACGCGGAGAGAGTACGTGAAGTACGGGGGAGCGGTTCTCAGCGGCGGGCTGCTTGCAGGCTGCACCAGTGACGCCGAGCAGGGAGCCACAGAAACGGCATCCGGAGCGGAGACGGACACCCCCACTGGGGATGGTTCGTACTCTGTATCGATGTCGCCGATGGGAACGGTGACCTTCGACTCGCCACCGGAGACCGTCTTTACGCGGCTCACACACCATGCCGACATGGCATTCGCGCTGGGGCGTGGGGATACCGTCACGGCAATGCACGCTCCCGAGTACTACAGCGGGCTCTGGAACCAGTTCGTCGACCGACTTCCGGGGGTGTCGCTGGACTGGACTGGGCTGTACTCCTCGTGGAAGCCGAGCAAGGAGAAACTGTACGAACTGGACAGCGATATCCATCTGGCAGACCCGGCCTGGATCGCCAAACAGGACAACTGGGATCGGGAGGACTTCGAGGAGATCGCCACTAACGTCTCACCCTGGTTCGGCAACTCACTGAGTGACCGGCACGCTGACCCTCCGTCCGGATGGGCGGACTACGAGTACTACACCCTCTGGGAGCAGTTTGAACGCGTGGCCGAGGCGTTTCAGGAACAGGCCCGCTACGAGGCGCTGGCGGCGATTCATGACGAGATGCGCTCGACTATCGACGCGAACCTGCCGCCCGAGGCTGAGCGCCCGTCGGCAGTGATGCTCGCCGCGGCTGACCTCGACGAAATCTACGCCTACACGCTTGACAACCCCGGATTCCTGACCGCGCATACCCGTCCATTCGGGCCACGGGACGCCTTCGAGGGGTCGGTCGAGACGAACTCCGTAGTCGACTTCGAGACCCTACTTGATGCCGACCCGGATGTAATCTTGTATCTCGGTGGGTTCGAACCGAGTACGAGCCTTCCGGAGCGACGGGAAGCGTTCAAATCCGACCCGGTCGGGTCGGAAATCACGGCCGTACAGAACGACCGGATTTACCCACAGGGGGCGAGATATCAGGGCCCGATACTGCATCTCTTCCAGTTGGAGATGACCGCAAAGCAACTGTATCCAGAGCAGTTCGGCGAGTGGCCGACCTACACTTCGGGGCCGTATCCTGAGATTCCGCCCGAGGAACAGCTGTTCGACCGACAGCGAGTGGCAGACATCATCAACGGAGCATTTGAAGCATGA
- a CDS encoding ABC transporter ATP-binding protein, which translates to MSQNNSNSDGIASTNDTAAGSQSGRWDRPLVGDDVVLSYSSADDPVIDGESISAEPGAVTALVGPNGSGKSTLLKGLANQLEPDAGSVLLDGQDIQTLETKAIARKLGLLSQESTSPNSISVEDLVFHGRYPHRGFFDSVTEEDEAAVERAIDLAGCGHIREREVGSLSGGQKQLAWIAMVLAQDTDVLLLDEPTTFLDLHHQLEVMEIIETLRDESDITIVVVLHDIEQAARLADRMVALKDGEIQARGRPEDVVTEQLLADVFEIEAEVSATAHGPRVNPIRARHDGDEHTAGDDSAEPDRAEEVVAE; encoded by the coding sequence ATGTCACAGAACAATTCGAACTCGGACGGTATCGCCTCGACCAACGACACTGCTGCTGGGTCCCAGTCAGGCCGCTGGGACAGGCCGCTGGTCGGCGACGACGTGGTACTTTCGTATTCCAGTGCGGATGACCCGGTCATTGACGGCGAGTCGATTTCCGCTGAACCGGGGGCCGTGACAGCGCTCGTCGGCCCGAACGGGTCGGGCAAGAGCACGCTGCTGAAAGGTCTCGCAAATCAGCTCGAACCCGACGCGGGGTCGGTACTGCTCGACGGGCAAGACATCCAGACGCTTGAGACCAAAGCGATTGCCCGAAAACTAGGCCTGCTTTCTCAGGAGAGTACGTCGCCAAACAGTATCTCTGTCGAGGATCTGGTGTTTCACGGTCGCTACCCACACCGCGGGTTCTTCGACAGTGTCACAGAAGAGGACGAGGCTGCCGTCGAGCGGGCGATAGATCTGGCCGGCTGTGGACACATCCGTGAGCGTGAAGTCGGCAGCCTCAGTGGCGGCCAGAAACAGCTCGCCTGGATCGCGATGGTCCTTGCACAGGACACCGACGTGCTGTTACTCGATGAGCCGACGACGTTCCTCGACCTGCACCACCAGCTCGAGGTGATGGAGATAATCGAAACGCTCCGGGACGAGAGCGATATCACCATCGTGGTCGTCCTGCACGACATCGAGCAGGCGGCTCGGCTCGCCGACCGGATGGTCGCACTCAAAGACGGCGAGATACAGGCACGGGGACGACCCGAGGATGTCGTCACCGAGCAACTACTTGCGGACGTTTTCGAGATTGAAGCAGAGGTCTCGGCCACGGCACACGGTCCACGCGTGAATCCAATCCGCGCTCGCCACGACGGCGACGAACACACTGCTGGTGACGATTCTGCCGAACCGGACCGCGCTGAGGAGGTCGTTGCGGAGTAG